A stretch of Desulfurivibrio alkaliphilus AHT 2 DNA encodes these proteins:
- a CDS encoding MBL fold metallo-hydrolase — MRFCVLGGGSKGNATYVEAGETRLLIDAGFSGRELETRLDALGIDPAGLSAVLLSHEHGDHIRGAGVLSRRYHLPLYANRPTLQAAARNLGSPAAVHEFTTGATFTCGAIKVHPFAVSHDAAEPVGFLLQAGGLRLGHCTDLGMVSRLARHRLTGCHALVLECNHDPEMLATGPYTPALKQRVRSRHGHLANHEAAELLAELLHPGLSQVVLSHLSETNNTPELAAQAVQAAITATAQPPPQLTIACQQKGSNICQLTPNAK, encoded by the coding sequence ATGCGCTTCTGTGTTTTAGGCGGGGGGAGCAAGGGCAATGCCACCTATGTGGAAGCCGGGGAGACCAGGCTGCTCATCGATGCCGGTTTCTCCGGCCGGGAGCTTGAAACCCGGTTGGATGCCCTCGGCATCGACCCGGCCGGGCTCAGCGCGGTTCTGCTCAGCCATGAACATGGCGACCACATCCGGGGGGCGGGGGTGCTCTCCCGCCGTTATCATCTGCCCCTCTATGCCAACCGCCCCACTTTGCAGGCGGCGGCCCGGAACCTGGGCTCTCCCGCCGCCGTGCACGAGTTCACCACCGGCGCCACCTTTACCTGCGGCGCCATCAAGGTGCATCCCTTTGCCGTCTCCCACGATGCCGCCGAACCGGTGGGTTTCCTGCTTCAGGCCGGCGGGCTGCGGCTGGGTCACTGCACCGACCTGGGCATGGTCTCCCGCCTGGCCCGCCACCGGCTAACCGGCTGCCATGCCCTGGTGCTGGAGTGCAACCACGACCCGGAGATGCTGGCCACCGGCCCTTACACCCCGGCCCTGAAGCAAAGGGTACGCTCCCGCCACGGCCACCTGGCCAACCACGAAGCCGCCGAGCTGCTGGCTGAACTGCTGCACCCGGGTTTAAGCCAGGTGGTCTTGAGTCACCTCAGCGAAACCAACAACACCCCGGAACTGGCCGCCCAAGCCGTCCAGGCCGCCATAACCGCCACCGCCCAGCCGCCGCCCCAACTGACCATCGCCTGCCAGCAAAAAGGCAGCAACATCTGCCAGTTAACCCCCAACGCCAAATAA
- a CDS encoding M16 family metallopeptidase, translating into MRIVTESTPSRVVSVGIWVQVGARDEHDLTNGCSHFVEHMLFKGTRRRSAQQIAREFDVMGGTANAFTAAEATCYHATVLAERLPQLVDLLSDMVLNSAFVPEEVEHEREVILQEIAMVEDTPDDLVHDLFNRQFWGRHPMGNPVLGPPRVIGALLPGHVRDFHRRHYQPARIIIAAAGQVEHRQFCDLCRQGWEQGPAVGKSGHLQASSDFSRRPPESSKFSRQIIPRDLEQTHLVLGVRAPAENAPERYALHLLNTVLGGNMSSRLFQEIREKRGLAYAVFSYVNAHSDCGTLAVYLGIDPRAANEALAVVGQEVRRLGRQPLSDEELAEARDYARAVILLAEENMESRMHRLARNLITHGRPLPLEEILTSLAQVTAEDIRQLAATLFTAPLSATALGPLAEDDDTALDWRALDG; encoded by the coding sequence ACCAACGGCTGCTCCCATTTTGTCGAGCACATGCTCTTCAAGGGCACCCGGCGGCGCTCCGCCCAGCAGATCGCCCGCGAGTTCGACGTCATGGGCGGCACCGCCAACGCCTTCACCGCCGCCGAAGCCACCTGTTATCACGCCACCGTGCTGGCCGAAAGGCTGCCGCAACTGGTGGACCTGCTGAGCGATATGGTCCTCAACTCCGCTTTCGTGCCGGAAGAGGTGGAGCATGAACGGGAGGTGATCCTGCAGGAAATCGCCATGGTGGAGGACACCCCCGACGACCTGGTACACGATCTCTTCAACCGCCAGTTCTGGGGCCGCCACCCCATGGGCAACCCGGTGCTGGGCCCGCCCCGGGTGATCGGCGCTTTACTCCCCGGCCATGTCCGCGACTTTCATCGCCGCCACTACCAGCCTGCCCGCATCATCATCGCCGCCGCCGGCCAGGTGGAGCACCGGCAATTCTGTGATCTCTGCCGCCAAGGCTGGGAGCAGGGCCCTGCGGTGGGTAAGTCCGGCCATCTCCAGGCCTCCTCTGATTTTTCCCGCCGGCCGCCGGAGTCGTCCAAATTCAGCCGCCAAATCATTCCCCGGGACCTGGAGCAGACCCACCTGGTGCTGGGTGTGCGGGCCCCGGCGGAAAACGCGCCGGAACGCTACGCCCTGCACTTGCTCAACACGGTGCTGGGTGGCAACATGAGCTCGCGGCTGTTTCAGGAGATCCGGGAAAAGCGGGGGTTGGCCTATGCCGTTTTTTCCTACGTCAATGCCCACAGCGACTGCGGCACCCTGGCCGTCTACCTGGGGATCGATCCCCGGGCGGCCAACGAGGCCCTGGCGGTGGTGGGCCAGGAGGTGCGCCGCCTGGGGCGGCAGCCGCTGAGCGACGAGGAACTGGCCGAGGCCCGCGATTACGCCCGAGCGGTGATTCTGCTGGCCGAAGAAAACATGGAAAGCCGAATGCATCGCTTGGCCCGCAACCTGATCACCCACGGCCGCCCCTTGCCCCTGGAAGAGATCCTCACCTCCCTGGCGCAGGTCACCGCCGAAGATATCCGGCAACTGGCGGCCACGCTCTTCACCGCCCCCCTAAGCGCCACGGCCCTGGGGCCTTTGGCCGAAGATGATGACACCGCGCTGGATTGGCGCGCCCTGGATGGATAA